A window from Acidobacteriota bacterium encodes these proteins:
- a CDS encoding DNA adenine methylase — protein sequence MPRNVVLPRPFLKWAGGKTQLLDRFEPLYPRGPISRYVEPFVGSGAVFFHVARTLRPGSIVLADGNEELINAYEVIQRDVERLIRALAKHKRDHGEDHYYEVREQSPSALGTVARAARLIYLNKTCFNGLYRVNSRGEFNVPMGRYTDPPILDEPNLRAVARALSGVTLKVAHFRETVTYAKKGDFIYFDPPYDPVSATAYFTAYAVNGQRSHFSIADQEELASVGATLAARGCRVMLSNSDTPRIRKIYGSGSRWRTVPITARRNINSRADRRGSVRELVILGYDTQVMEQRPLSRARRSAATGRPA from the coding sequence ATGCCGCGCAACGTCGTCCTCCCGCGCCCTTTCCTGAAATGGGCCGGGGGCAAGACCCAGCTTCTCGACCGGTTCGAGCCCCTCTACCCGCGCGGCCCGATCTCGCGGTACGTCGAGCCGTTCGTCGGGAGCGGGGCGGTCTTCTTTCACGTCGCCCGGACGCTCCGCCCCGGCAGCATCGTTCTCGCGGATGGGAACGAGGAGCTCATCAACGCCTACGAGGTGATCCAGCGGGACGTCGAGCGGCTGATCCGGGCGCTCGCGAAGCACAAGCGGGATCACGGCGAGGATCACTACTACGAAGTGCGGGAGCAGTCCCCCTCGGCGCTCGGCACCGTGGCCCGGGCGGCCCGCCTCATCTATCTCAACAAGACGTGCTTCAACGGACTCTACCGCGTGAACAGCCGGGGAGAGTTCAACGTGCCGATGGGCCGCTACACCGATCCGCCGATTCTCGACGAGCCCAACCTGCGCGCCGTGGCCCGAGCGCTCTCCGGGGTCACCCTGAAGGTCGCCCATTTTCGAGAGACCGTGACCTACGCGAAGAAGGGGGATTTCATCTACTTCGATCCACCCTACGACCCGGTCTCCGCCACGGCGTACTTCACGGCCTACGCCGTCAACGGCCAGCGGAGTCACTTCTCGATCGCCGATCAGGAGGAGCTGGCGAGCGTCGGCGCGACCCTGGCCGCGCGCGGGTGCCGGGTGATGCTGAGCAACAGCGACACGCCGCGCATCAGGAAAATCTACGGCTCCGGATCGCGGTGGCGCACCGTCCCGATCACGGCGCGGCGCAACATCAACTCGAGGGCGGACAGGCGGGGCTCGGTCCGGGAGCTGGTGATCCTCGGCTACGACACCCAGGTGATGGAACAAAGGCCGCTCAGCCGCGCGCGTCGATCGGCGGCCACCGGGCGCCCGGCGTAG
- a CDS encoding c-type cytochrome, translating to MRRDVATFGIFRAVGILAIAGLAAGAARADQGEPPTSGAGERYFYNRTVGPGKVACADCHTIEDPAKGAMDDLVRAGHSLFDAFARGSWWNGHVTTDSGEAAEVCHHRFQGGEEIDSRSRTSLVMLMKDHSTPVSSPITVLRVPPGRTPVNSGDAARGKDLFRRACAVCHEATGPNGGGSLAASSKTPREIADVVRTGQGRMPLFQGDVLSDDQVADIAAYAFSLQPPAKQP from the coding sequence ATGAGGCGAGATGTTGCGACATTCGGGATATTCCGCGCCGTCGGCATCCTCGCGATCGCGGGTCTCGCCGCCGGCGCCGCCCGCGCCGACCAGGGCGAGCCCCCCACCTCGGGCGCCGGCGAGAGGTACTTCTACAACCGGACCGTCGGCCCCGGGAAGGTTGCCTGCGCGGACTGCCACACGATCGAAGACCCCGCGAAGGGGGCGATGGACGACCTCGTCCGCGCCGGCCACTCCCTCTTCGACGCCTTCGCGCGCGGCTCGTGGTGGAACGGCCACGTGACGACCGACTCCGGAGAGGCGGCCGAGGTCTGCCACCACCGCTTCCAGGGAGGCGAGGAGATCGACAGCCGATCGCGGACCAGCCTCGTCATGCTCATGAAGGACCACTCGACCCCCGTCTCGAGCCCCATCACGGTGCTGCGCGTGCCGCCGGGCCGGACGCCGGTCAACTCCGGGGACGCCGCCAGGGGGAAGGATCTCTTCCGGCGGGCCTGCGCCGTCTGCCACGAGGCGACCGGCCCGAACGGCGGCGGGAGCCTCGCGGCGTCGTCGAAGACGCCGCGGGAGATCGCCGACGTCGTTCGAACGGGGCAGGGACGGATGCCTCTCTTCCAGGGCGACGTCCTGTCGGACGACCAGGTGGCCGACATCGCCGCGTACGCCTTCTCCCTCCAGCCCCCCGCGAAACAGCCGTAG
- a CDS encoding PQQ-dependent sugar dehydrogenase, giving the protein MRENPGSSAPPSRLRDWIPVLLTGLALLHPEVGFGASCTGISPASSAQLDAVVIATGLPRPLFVTSIPGDNSRIFVLEQGGRIRVLRGASLLPTPFLDITSITASPDNGGFGEQGLLGLAFDPAYATNGWFYVYYTPISGGRNIVARYTRSALDPDIADPNSGVEVLSITHPGGFHNAGMLAFGPADGLLYVGVGDGGDYCDRVGNAQNGATDMGKILRVDARHVPATIPPSNPFVGPDGVNDEIWALGLRNPWRFSFDPLTFDLYLGDVGQASREEIDFRPAGSPGGENYGWNSYEGSVCPNPSCGSASCSVPSYEPPVLDYDHTNGCAVVAGYVYRGCRMPDLAGTFFYGDLCSAFVRTFQISGGTAVNLRDRTAELVPNGGAPIAWITSFGTDARGEIYVVDGGLGNGNIGTIYKIVPALPEIEVSGVGAKQLSVSASGWSWENVTAMSSQPISEYRVYRASAPSGPFECVHAGTEFSWAGGDSAAPAPGHAFYYVVIGVNASGEETNSGWGTNGSPRSLSGAACPP; this is encoded by the coding sequence TTGAGAGAAAACCCAGGTTCCAGCGCGCCCCCGTCTCGCCTTCGGGACTGGATTCCCGTCCTCCTGACGGGGCTGGCGCTCCTCCATCCGGAGGTCGGCTTCGGCGCGTCGTGCACCGGGATCTCGCCGGCGTCCTCGGCGCAGCTGGACGCCGTCGTGATCGCGACGGGGCTCCCCCGCCCGCTCTTCGTGACGTCCATCCCGGGCGACAACTCGCGGATTTTCGTCCTCGAGCAGGGAGGGCGGATCCGCGTCCTGCGGGGGGCGTCGCTCCTCCCCACACCGTTTCTCGACATCACGTCGATCACGGCCTCTCCGGACAACGGAGGCTTTGGAGAGCAGGGCCTGCTCGGGCTCGCCTTCGATCCGGCCTACGCGACCAACGGCTGGTTCTACGTGTACTACACGCCCATCTCGGGCGGGCGCAACATCGTGGCCCGCTACACGCGATCGGCCCTCGACCCGGACATCGCGGACCCGAACAGCGGCGTCGAGGTGCTCTCGATCACCCACCCGGGCGGCTTTCACAACGCCGGCATGCTGGCCTTCGGGCCCGCCGACGGATTGCTCTACGTCGGCGTCGGCGACGGCGGGGATTACTGCGATCGGGTCGGCAACGCGCAGAACGGCGCCACCGACATGGGGAAGATCCTGAGGGTGGACGCGCGCCACGTCCCCGCGACGATCCCTCCGTCGAACCCCTTCGTCGGCCCCGACGGCGTGAACGACGAGATCTGGGCCCTGGGGCTTCGGAACCCGTGGCGGTTCTCCTTCGACCCGCTGACCTTCGACCTCTACCTCGGCGACGTCGGACAGGCCTCCCGCGAGGAGATCGATTTCCGGCCGGCCGGGAGCCCCGGAGGTGAGAACTACGGCTGGAACAGCTACGAGGGATCGGTGTGCCCGAACCCATCCTGCGGGAGCGCCAGCTGCTCCGTGCCGTCGTACGAGCCCCCGGTGCTCGACTACGATCACACGAACGGCTGTGCCGTCGTCGCGGGGTACGTCTACCGCGGATGCCGCATGCCGGATCTCGCCGGCACATTCTTCTACGGGGACCTCTGCTCCGCCTTCGTCCGCACGTTTCAGATCTCGGGAGGGACGGCGGTGAACCTCCGCGATCGGACGGCGGAGCTCGTCCCCAACGGGGGCGCTCCCATCGCGTGGATCACGTCGTTCGGCACAGACGCCCGCGGAGAGATCTACGTCGTCGACGGCGGCCTCGGGAACGGCAACATCGGGACGATCTACAAGATCGTCCCGGCACTCCCGGAGATCGAGGTCTCCGGGGTCGGCGCCAAACAGCTCTCCGTGAGCGCGTCCGGTTGGTCCTGGGAGAACGTGACCGCGATGTCGTCGCAGCCGATCTCGGAGTACCGCGTGTACCGGGCGAGCGCGCCTTCAGGACCGTTCGAGTGCGTCCACGCGGGCACGGAGTTCAGCTGGGCCGGCGGCGACTCCGCCGCACCCGCGCCCGGGCACGCGTTCTACTACGTCGTGATCGGGGTCAACGCATCGGGGGAGGAGACGAACTCGGGGTGGGGAACGAACGGCAGCCCGCGGTCTCTCTCGGGCGCCGCCTGCCCTCCTTGA
- a CDS encoding M1 family metallopeptidase: protein MKESKGRHRGFRARDGGWGFIDLTSLKLASGADLLAGAAFIHPDDENAEDETVLIVPLPAPVPPGGEVTFEAAFDSRLPRVFARTGYKGDFYLVGQWFPKLGVYEPAGFRGRVASGWNCHQFHASGEFYADFGSFDVTLTVPSPFVVGATGKETESPRVAGDTTTYHFAETDIHDFAWTAEPRYLKVTRTFRYAAERDPGEERRMARILGLDARAIPPAGASDLSGVPEDLRLSDVEVTLLAQPEHAALVDRHFKAAFAGIKYFGYWYGRYPYRTLTVVDPAYGARGAGGMEYPTFITAGASYLAPTGRQSPEGVTVHEFGHQFWYAMVANNEFEEAWLDEGFNTYSTGKVMEKVFGPNHEIVEVAGVPLVRMALLDLPKDPDPSSRNPGPEGDPVTRFLGLRFTGASNDSLLNAFRDLPLVHSPGDVAVRDPLERRMRYLKGGPTKDELVRNAWEFLDEESYANNSYSKTALTLRTLEAILGPDTVARVMRIYHERFRFRHPSTADFLRTASEVSGTDLSAYFDQTVHGSGVLDYAVASVSSERPKAGAGVFGPPASRKTVSIGEARSAAPSADGFRNEFVLRRLGDVRVPVRYQLTFASGKTETRVWDGSYRWLKVSEAGPEALVSVRIDPDAAVALDADFNNNARTVKGDPWPALKWWTRLVSWGQSVLYFYSGMA, encoded by the coding sequence ATGAAGGAGTCGAAGGGGCGCCACCGCGGCTTCCGCGCGCGCGACGGCGGCTGGGGCTTCATCGATCTGACGTCGCTGAAGCTCGCGTCGGGCGCCGATCTCCTCGCCGGCGCGGCTTTCATCCACCCCGACGACGAGAACGCCGAGGATGAGACGGTCCTCATCGTGCCGCTTCCCGCGCCGGTGCCGCCGGGGGGCGAGGTGACGTTCGAGGCGGCGTTCGACTCGCGCCTTCCGCGCGTCTTCGCCCGCACCGGGTACAAGGGCGACTTCTATCTCGTGGGGCAGTGGTTCCCGAAGCTGGGGGTTTACGAGCCGGCGGGGTTCCGGGGGCGCGTCGCCTCCGGATGGAACTGCCACCAGTTCCACGCCTCGGGCGAGTTCTACGCGGATTTCGGCTCGTTCGACGTGACGCTGACGGTCCCGTCGCCGTTCGTCGTCGGTGCGACAGGCAAAGAGACGGAGAGCCCGCGGGTGGCGGGGGACACGACGACGTACCATTTCGCGGAGACGGACATCCACGACTTCGCGTGGACAGCTGAGCCGCGGTACCTGAAGGTGACGCGCACGTTCCGGTACGCCGCCGAGCGCGACCCCGGGGAGGAGAGGCGGATGGCCCGCATTCTCGGCCTCGACGCGCGCGCGATTCCCCCGGCGGGGGCGTCGGATCTCTCCGGCGTCCCGGAGGATCTGCGGCTCAGCGACGTCGAGGTGACGCTCCTCGCGCAGCCCGAGCACGCCGCGCTCGTCGATCGGCACTTCAAGGCCGCCTTCGCCGGGATCAAGTACTTCGGGTACTGGTACGGGCGCTACCCGTACCGGACGCTCACCGTCGTCGACCCCGCGTACGGGGCCCGCGGCGCCGGGGGAATGGAGTACCCGACCTTCATCACCGCCGGCGCGAGCTACCTCGCGCCCACGGGGCGCCAGTCCCCCGAGGGGGTGACGGTCCACGAGTTCGGCCACCAGTTCTGGTACGCGATGGTCGCCAACAACGAGTTCGAGGAGGCGTGGCTCGACGAGGGGTTCAACACCTACTCCACCGGCAAGGTGATGGAGAAGGTCTTCGGCCCGAACCACGAGATCGTCGAGGTCGCGGGAGTCCCGCTGGTGAGGATGGCGCTGCTCGATCTGCCGAAGGACCCGGATCCCTCCTCGCGGAACCCCGGTCCGGAAGGGGATCCGGTGACCCGGTTCCTGGGCCTTCGCTTCACGGGAGCCTCGAACGATTCCCTGCTGAACGCCTTCCGCGATCTGCCGCTCGTCCACTCCCCCGGCGACGTCGCCGTGCGCGATCCGCTCGAGCGGCGCATGCGGTATCTCAAGGGAGGGCCGACGAAGGACGAGCTCGTGCGCAACGCATGGGAGTTCCTCGACGAGGAATCGTACGCCAACAACTCCTACTCGAAGACGGCCCTCACGCTCAGGACTCTCGAGGCGATCCTCGGCCCCGACACCGTCGCCCGCGTCATGAGGATCTACCACGAGCGCTTCCGGTTCAGGCACCCGTCGACCGCCGACTTCCTGAGGACGGCGAGCGAGGTGTCGGGAACCGATCTCTCGGCGTACTTCGACCAGACCGTGCACGGCAGCGGCGTGCTCGACTACGCGGTGGCGTCGGTCTCGAGCGAGCGGCCGAAAGCCGGGGCCGGAGTCTTCGGTCCGCCCGCGTCGAGGAAAACCGTCTCGATCGGCGAGGCGCGGTCCGCCGCGCCGTCCGCCGATGGGTTCCGGAACGAGTTCGTCCTGAGGCGTCTCGGGGACGTGCGCGTTCCCGTCCGGTACCAGCTCACCTTCGCCTCGGGGAAGACCGAGACGCGCGTGTGGGATGGCTCCTACCGCTGGCTGAAGGTCTCCGAGGCGGGTCCCGAGGCCCTCGTCTCCGTGCGGATCGATCCCGACGCCGCCGTCGCGCTCGACGCCGACTTCAACAACAACGCGCGAACCGTGAAGGGCGACCCCTGGCCGGCCCTCAAGTGGTGGACGCGGCTCGTCTCGTGGGGCCAGTCGGTCCTCTACTTCTACTCCGGGATGGCGTGA
- a CDS encoding protein kinase — protein sequence MLCLKCSTPNPDTSRFCATCGEILHADDDSATGSGVTKGFLPPTGIGVVTHALMPGTILNDRYRIITTIGSGGMGMVYKAVDLQLEVPVALKVIRPEYASDDKILERFKKEITIARKVTHKNVARIYDLGESSGLKYISMEFIEGQDLAHIIEHEAPLAIEKVVSILRQCCAALAEAHSMGVVHRDLKPHNVMIDAHGDVHLMDFGIALAQETRGLTRTGAIIGTPEYMSPEQAEGKKVDHRADIYSLGITIYEALTGIVPFSGTTQWEVIRKQIQDRPRPLKKLRAETPSWIETLVIKCMEKDPGLRYQSIEEIVRDLDRQKATRGVRAYAPKKRTVGLTIGAVALVLAAAGVTLLVRPRGIVVGPGGRTSIAVLPFENQTGRTDLDWLRTGIAENLSTDMAQSKYFRILTRERLGQILKDFGKELTGPIDGETLARVADYGGVQAVVTGSFVRGGGDALRINLRVQDPKSGEGIGSSVVTGTEGEVLAMIDQLTLKTKELLNFSQEKIATDVDTTIASARTSSVEAASLYQQGVDLIDQGRNLEAIKPLEQATGKDADFALAYARLSQAYRALGYDDKARTAGEAALSKVLKAIDRVTPADRAFIRAAHAAAAHNGQEAIEAYEEMAKADPFDATAAFSLGQAHEVIGTYDKAEVHYRKALEIDPKYTPALMAVGRIKIRTGHPDESFSEFRKAIEVYRKVGSKEGEASGYQAICEANLGLRRWEEALTYCNKSASIKETIGDKRGLAVSLASTAYIHQVSGRLDEALRTQQRALDISREIGDTAGTALVLTTLGSILEDRGALPDALKAREEALGLSRQVGRQADEGEILQALGSLRIQVGDLAQAEKDLDGAAAIYARLGIAEGTAQVVSDQGMLALARAEIARADDLLGRAMSQWRSLESEEGVSETQYRLALVALRRGLYGTARKLASQALADYEKAGDRLNVARIQLAIGVISLRAGDPERAAVSLDAALASARTVGNPILRADAEAARAETALASGNPAAAEPLTQSVCARAETGRLARLSFACAMSRGASAIAARNKALAASLSADALQRATETGRPIDTLDATLLRLRAQALTADPAAAAAAGITALDRAAAAGAGDAVLRGAPAVGHILASGARADIPPGIGAALAAALDATRKDLPPDEVAGFLKHGMDADGCRQFAQHLRKQGRAADADRIESLLKP from the coding sequence ATGCTCTGCCTCAAGTGTTCCACGCCGAATCCCGACACCAGCCGCTTCTGCGCGACGTGCGGCGAGATCCTCCACGCCGACGACGACTCGGCGACGGGGAGCGGTGTCACCAAGGGATTCCTCCCCCCCACCGGGATCGGCGTCGTCACGCACGCGCTGATGCCGGGGACGATCCTCAACGATCGCTACCGCATCATCACCACGATCGGCTCCGGCGGCATGGGGATGGTCTACAAGGCCGTCGATCTCCAGCTCGAGGTCCCCGTCGCGCTGAAGGTCATCCGCCCCGAGTACGCGAGCGACGACAAGATCCTCGAGCGGTTCAAGAAGGAAATCACGATCGCGCGGAAGGTCACGCACAAGAACGTCGCGCGCATCTACGACCTCGGCGAGTCCTCGGGCCTCAAGTACATCTCGATGGAGTTCATCGAGGGGCAGGACCTCGCGCACATCATCGAGCACGAGGCCCCTCTCGCCATCGAGAAGGTCGTCTCCATCCTGAGGCAGTGCTGCGCCGCCCTCGCGGAGGCCCACTCGATGGGGGTCGTCCACCGCGATCTCAAGCCGCACAACGTGATGATCGACGCGCACGGCGACGTGCACCTCATGGACTTCGGAATCGCGCTCGCGCAGGAGACGCGCGGCCTCACGCGCACCGGCGCCATCATCGGGACGCCGGAGTACATGTCCCCGGAGCAGGCCGAGGGGAAGAAGGTCGATCACAGGGCCGACATCTACTCGCTCGGGATCACCATCTACGAGGCGCTCACCGGCATCGTCCCCTTCTCGGGGACCACGCAGTGGGAGGTGATCCGGAAGCAGATCCAGGATCGGCCGCGCCCGCTCAAGAAGCTGAGGGCCGAGACCCCGTCGTGGATCGAGACGCTCGTCATCAAGTGCATGGAGAAGGACCCGGGGCTGAGGTACCAGTCGATCGAGGAAATCGTGAGGGACCTCGATCGGCAGAAGGCGACGCGCGGCGTGAGGGCGTACGCCCCGAAGAAGCGGACCGTGGGCCTCACCATCGGGGCCGTCGCCCTGGTCCTCGCGGCGGCCGGCGTGACGCTGCTGGTGAGGCCGCGCGGGATCGTGGTCGGCCCCGGGGGGCGCACGTCGATCGCCGTCCTCCCGTTCGAGAACCAGACCGGGCGGACCGATCTCGACTGGCTGCGGACCGGCATCGCCGAGAACCTCTCCACCGACATGGCGCAGTCGAAGTACTTCCGCATCCTCACGCGCGAGCGCCTCGGGCAGATCCTCAAGGACTTCGGCAAGGAGCTGACGGGGCCGATCGACGGCGAGACGCTCGCCCGCGTCGCGGACTACGGCGGCGTCCAGGCGGTGGTCACGGGGTCGTTCGTGCGCGGGGGCGGCGACGCGCTGCGCATCAACCTGCGCGTCCAGGACCCGAAGTCCGGCGAGGGGATCGGCAGCTCGGTGGTGACGGGGACCGAGGGCGAGGTCCTCGCGATGATCGACCAGCTCACGCTCAAGACCAAGGAGCTCCTCAATTTCTCGCAGGAGAAGATCGCGACCGACGTCGACACGACCATCGCCTCGGCCCGAACGTCGTCGGTCGAGGCGGCGAGCCTGTACCAGCAGGGCGTCGACCTGATCGACCAGGGGCGCAATCTCGAGGCGATCAAGCCGCTCGAGCAGGCCACCGGGAAGGACGCCGATTTCGCGCTCGCGTACGCGAGGCTCTCGCAGGCCTACCGGGCGCTCGGCTACGACGACAAGGCCAGGACCGCCGGCGAGGCGGCCCTCTCGAAGGTGCTCAAGGCGATCGATCGCGTGACCCCCGCCGACCGGGCGTTCATCCGCGCGGCCCACGCCGCGGCCGCGCACAACGGCCAGGAGGCGATCGAGGCGTACGAGGAGATGGCGAAGGCCGATCCGTTCGATGCCACGGCGGCGTTCAGCCTCGGCCAGGCCCACGAGGTGATCGGCACCTACGACAAGGCGGAGGTCCACTACCGGAAAGCCCTCGAGATCGATCCGAAGTACACCCCTGCGCTGATGGCCGTCGGCCGCATCAAGATTCGCACCGGGCACCCGGATGAGAGCTTCTCCGAATTCCGGAAGGCGATCGAGGTGTACCGCAAGGTCGGGAGCAAGGAGGGGGAAGCGTCCGGGTACCAGGCCATCTGCGAGGCGAACCTCGGCCTGCGTCGGTGGGAGGAGGCGCTCACCTACTGCAACAAGTCCGCATCGATCAAGGAAACCATCGGCGACAAGCGCGGCCTCGCCGTCAGCCTCGCGAGCACGGCGTACATCCACCAGGTCTCGGGGCGCCTCGACGAGGCCCTGAGGACGCAGCAGAGGGCGCTCGACATCAGCCGCGAGATCGGCGACACCGCGGGGACCGCGCTGGTCCTCACGACCCTGGGCAGCATCCTCGAGGACCGTGGGGCTCTCCCCGACGCCCTCAAAGCGCGGGAAGAGGCCCTTGGACTCTCGAGGCAGGTCGGGCGCCAGGCGGACGAAGGGGAGATTCTTCAAGCCCTGGGCTCGCTCCGCATCCAAGTGGGCGACCTCGCGCAGGCGGAGAAGGATCTCGACGGTGCGGCGGCCATCTACGCTCGCCTCGGCATCGCCGAGGGGACCGCTCAGGTCGTCTCGGACCAGGGGATGCTCGCCCTCGCGCGCGCCGAGATCGCGAGGGCCGACGATCTCCTCGGCCGCGCGATGTCGCAGTGGCGCTCGCTCGAGTCGGAAGAGGGCGTCTCCGAGACCCAGTACCGCCTCGCCCTCGTCGCGCTGAGGCGCGGTCTTTACGGCACCGCGCGCAAGCTCGCGAGCCAGGCCCTCGCCGATTACGAGAAAGCGGGAGATCGGCTCAACGTCGCACGCATCCAGCTCGCGATCGGGGTAATCTCGCTCCGCGCGGGTGACCCCGAGCGCGCAGCCGTCTCGCTGGACGCCGCGCTCGCCTCCGCGCGCACCGTCGGCAACCCGATCCTGCGCGCGGACGCCGAGGCGGCGCGTGCCGAAACGGCGCTGGCGTCGGGGAACCCGGCCGCGGCGGAGCCCCTCACGCAGTCCGTCTGCGCGCGCGCCGAGACGGGGCGCCTCGCGAGGCTCTCATTCGCCTGCGCCATGTCGCGCGGCGCCTCCGCAATCGCGGCGCGCAATAAGGCGCTCGCTGCATCGCTCTCGGCCGACGCTCTCCAGCGCGCCACGGAGACCGGCCGACCGATCGACACGCTGGACGCAACGCTGCTGCGCCTGCGAGCCCAGGCCTTGACCGCGGACCCGGCCGCGGCGGCGGCAGCGGGGATCACGGCCCTCGATCGCGCGGCCGCAGCCGGAGCGGGTGACGCCGTCCTGCGGGGAGCTCCGGCCGTGGGTCACATCCTCGCGTCGGGAGCGAGAGCGGATATCCCGCCGGGTATCGGTGCGGCCCTGGCCGCGGCGCTCGACGCGACCCGCAAGGACCTGCCGCCCGACGAGGTTGCAGGATTCCTCAAGCACGGCATGGACGCCGACGGGTGCCGCCAGTTCGCGCAGCATCTGCGGAAGCAGGGGCGCGCGGCCGACGCCGACCGGATCGAATCCCTCCTCAAGCCGTAG
- a CDS encoding PTS sugar transporter subunit IIA has product MTHKEFISYFHPELFIADLEATSKDSAIEEVVAHLVERRQIRSGTVVVEALKKRESLGSTGIGKSLAIPHGRTTVTGKLTVAYARSVAGISWESIDHKPVHFIFLILAPHQEKDNHYLPLLGKIVEFARDAGVRKKLLKVETHEELMGVLEGARTAS; this is encoded by the coding sequence ATGACCCACAAGGAGTTCATCTCCTACTTCCATCCCGAACTCTTCATTGCCGATCTCGAGGCCACGAGCAAGGACAGTGCGATCGAGGAAGTCGTGGCGCACCTCGTGGAGAGGCGCCAGATCCGGAGCGGAACGGTCGTCGTCGAGGCGCTCAAGAAACGGGAGAGCCTCGGCAGCACCGGCATCGGCAAGTCTCTCGCGATCCCTCACGGGCGCACGACGGTGACGGGAAAACTCACCGTCGCCTACGCCCGGTCGGTGGCGGGAATCTCCTGGGAGTCGATCGACCACAAGCCGGTGCACTTCATCTTCCTCATCCTGGCGCCGCACCAGGAGAAGGACAACCACTACCTCCCCCTGCTCGGCAAGATCGTCGAGTTCGCGCGGGACGCCGGCGTGCGCAAGAAGCTCCTCAAGGTCGAAACGCACGAAGAGCTCATGGGGGTCCTCGAAGGAGCCCGGACGGCCTCATGA